A genomic stretch from Edaphobacter aggregans includes:
- a CDS encoding DUF4126 domain-containing protein — MLTTIIFFCFLLGCVAGLRTFTAPAVVCWGAHLGWLHFAGTGFGFIDYMVTLIIFTLLALGELISDKLPKTPARTTPPQLIGRILFGGFAGAALSVGAGGALMTGLLAGAVGAAIGTFAGYHMRHALVTQLRLPDLPVAIMEDLLAIAGGLFLVSHI; from the coding sequence ATGCTAACCACTATCATTTTCTTCTGCTTTCTTCTGGGCTGCGTAGCTGGTCTGCGCACCTTCACAGCTCCAGCGGTCGTCTGCTGGGGCGCACATCTCGGCTGGCTGCACTTCGCCGGAACCGGCTTCGGTTTTATCGACTACATGGTGACGCTCATCATCTTCACTCTATTGGCGCTCGGAGAGCTGATCTCAGACAAGCTGCCAAAGACTCCAGCCCGCACGACCCCGCCCCAATTGATCGGGCGTATCCTCTTTGGCGGATTTGCTGGCGCGGCACTTTCGGTGGGCGCTGGTGGCGCCCTTATGACGGGACTCCTTGCTGGAGCGGTCGGTGCTGCGATCGGAACATTTGCCGGCTACCACATGCGCCATGCTCTGGTCACTCAGCTGAGACTGCCGGACTTGCCCGTCGCAATCATGGAAGATCTCCTCGCCATCGCGGGCGGTCTTTTTCTCGTCTCTCACATCTAG